A segment of the Colletotrichum destructivum chromosome 3, complete sequence genome:
CTCCCTTCCCACATTTTTGCTCAGTGTCAGTGCACACAAAGAGTCCAAACTGTATCTTTGCGGAGCAAGTTCTTCAGGTTTCTGCAATGCAAATTTCCCTTTAGCACTATTAATTCTAGTCAAAAGGCCTGCAATTAATTGCCATATTTGCTGGCTCAGCCTGTAAAGACACCTACGTTCTCACAATCACCTACACAAATGCTAGATAGACGTCTCCAATAGCCTTATTTACCTTTCAGTTATCTATGGATAACACTGACACAAAGGTAGCGCCGGTTCCAGTCTTCCTGAAGGTgttgtttttctttcctttttgCACACTGCTTTCTATCTCCAGTTCTTCTTCGAGTTTGTACAACACTACCTACATTACTCTCTGGTGTGTTAATTATACTCAGCTGCTGGCATTGCATCACTCAGCAGGACTGCAAGAGTCACTCTGGCCCAGCACTGACTGTCAATCTTCTTTATGACTAGGATCCTCTAggtcgtccgtctcctcgtccatcCTCACGTCTGCCCTTACCTCTAGACATCTCATCCGTCCTCTCATCCCAGTCCCTCAAGCCTCACTTTCCTCCTTTGTCTACATGCACAGTACAGCAAGACAACTCCAGCTGCCGTCACAGCTAGGTCATGGCGCCAGGgcttgacgaggaggaggtaTATCTTACTCTGTGCCAGGTCTTCTGGGGACCGGCTGCTCTACTCCGCAAGGCTAAGAAAGTTGAGCATAGGCTTCGGCTCTGCCAGCAGCCAAATACATACAACCCTGAAGCCGCTGCTTTGATAGGGAAGTACCAGATTAAGAACGTACTACCCGTCTGCGTCTGCCAGAAGCTTTTGAGAGCAGGAGTGTTTCAAAGTAGGAAAAAGGCAGAGGCTCGTTTCCCTGGCATACTCCATCCAGCATTGAGTGCAGAAAATAAGGaagcaaagaagaaaaagaaattCAAGGGCAAGATGAAAGCCGAGAACAAAACAGTCGAAAACGAGACGAAAGTCGAAGACAAAACGGAAATTGAGAACAAGGCTGAGGCTGAACACGAGACAGTCGAAACCCCAACAGCAAACCCAACCACCAGCATTAGCTCAgatgccatcgccgaggcggcgaaTGGTGAGGCGaaccgtcgtcgagatcccAACTTTGGACCCATGGCTGACCACTGTCGCGCAGATCAACCACTACCTGCGACTGCAATCAACGCGGATTCCCAAACAATGGCATCGGTTGCCGCTCCTGCTCCACAGCTGAACCTAACCAGTCGTCCGTTCGTGTTGTCTCATCCGCAGACGGGCCCAACGTCTCTATCGTATGAGGCGCAACACGTCCTTCTTACCAGGGCCCAAGAAGTCCTCGAAAAGGCGTGTTTCATCTACGCGACGCGACACATGCCCCGTGTTCTCCAAGCACGACACTGGGACGTCCCCGAATGTGGCGAGCTCAATATCTGGGCGCGCCTCCTCAAGACCGAGGCGAAGGCCAGGTTCAACAACGAGGATCTTCCGTACCCGTACTTGAGCTGGGACAGCTTCTTCGAATCCATCGTCCACCTCCGTCACAAGGCCGTCCACCGCGAGCAGCTCAAGGGCAGCGACGTAGAGCTCTATCTCCGtgacgccgaggccctcaCGAGGCTcctccgcgacgacgagggcgccgcgaCGCTGGCGAGGTATCGGGAACAGACCCGGAGATCCCTGGAGCAGTTCGAATTCTGCAAGAAGAAGCTTTCTACGAGGTTCCAGGCCAAGATGGACGTCCTCAACGCTCGTCGCGCAGAGTTAGACGAGCTTGAGCGACGGGCCAACCAGCACTTAGTCCTGGCGGACAAGGAGGTCCGGGCCAAACTAGGCTCTGATCTCAAGAAGGCGATTATGAAACCAGAGGTTCCGCAAATCAAGAAAGAGcaagaggatgaggaagatgaagaggaagagaacaGCGATGATCTCGAAGACCACACGACATCGGATGGTATCGGGGCGTTATTCAACAACCTCGTGCTTTTATGCAGACGTTTGAATCGTGGTTGAAGAGTTCAAGACCGAAGTCATAAGGAAAGGAAGGCATCTGTGGAGTATTCGAGACGGCGATATAAACGGAACGACTCATAAAGAGCCATCGGCTCGAATTTCGTTTGTTTAGATTGGACATGTATGATATTAAGTGCCAAAAGCGCAGTGCATGCAGGATCCGGTCCTCAGCAATGATGATGCTCGTCATCCGACTCCTCCACCGTTGCGATGATCCTCTCGCCTCCAGCCAAGCGGATGGGAAGGCCGCGAACGCCAAGCTTCTTGATCAGATTGGTCCCATCTAGAGCCAAGGCGGATAGCACATGGGCGGTGGTCTGCGTTGAGAAACTCAGATGTCAGTAATGGTACGTTACGCCCCTTCCACACAGATGATGCCCAGAACTCGCCTTTGCGTTTACGGTGAGCTGGTCCAGGTCCGGGTTGTTAATGCCGTCGCACTGCTGGTGGTAGCACGGGTCCTGCGCGGAACCGGTCCCGGTGTGCAGGCCCCCGATGGGCTTGTTCAAGACCTGCCAGAACGAGGCGTAGTCGCTGCCGTTGGTGAACCGGGCCGCCGTGACGTTGACGCCCCTGGCGGCgaactcggcggcgaagagctcCTGGATCACGTCGGAGCCGGGCGGTGCGGCGACGCCGTAtgaggcgccgtcgccgtcgaacACACCGTAGTAGCCCCGGGAGACCATGTCGAAGTTGAGGTAGGCGAGAATGctggccgcctcggccgcgctGAGGTTGTTGACGTGGTACCGCGACCCGACTAGGCCTCTCTCTTCGGCACCCCACCACGCGAAGCGGATCTTGTTGTTGGTGCTGTACTTGCTCAGGGCGAGAAACAGCTCGAGCAGGAGCGACGTTCCGGATCCTGTATCGGTGAGTATGGTGTCACACCGACGTAATGTTGAAGCAGGGCACAACCAAACTCACCATTGTCGTTGATGCCTGGTCCCCAGGCAACGCTGTCGAGGTGCGCTCCGAGCTGCGCTTTTTTAGCAGGTCCTCCAGGTCACTCGGAACAGGGCTACCTACAACGATGACATTGTTCTCGTCTCCGCCCTCTGTCTCGGCGAAGATATTCTGCGTCACCCGCCTGTCGACGAACTCGTCCTCCCAGAACGTAGCAGTCAGTGTCTCGCCGGTGTCTAGACGAGCCTTGAGCGGGTCTCCCACGTACTGGTTAACGAAGCCCGTCGGGACGTAGGTCCCGTCGTCCGCGGGGCCCAGGGTCCCGGCGGTGAGGTTCAGGTAAAAGTCGTTGATGACAAtcaccgcctcggcgcccgcggcggcggccggcttCATGACGCCGGCGTGGTACCCGTCTCGGTAGCCCGGGCACAACGCCTCGCGGACCAGGACGATCTTGCCGGCCACATCGAGGTCCGCGTACGACGCCGCCTCGCAcgcggcgacgccctccgGGCCGGCGACAAGTTCGCCAGTGATGCCCGCGCCCGGCGTGAAGGGAGATCCCGACAAACCGTAGGCGGCGagatcctcgtcgtcgacggtcAGTTTGGCCCTCAGCTCGCTGCTGAAGACGGCCGGGAAGTCTTGCTTCCAGACTTTGGCGCCCTGGACGGCCGAGATGCGGCTCCAGATGAAGTCGACGGAGGCGTCGTAGCCTGGGTAGCCGAAGGCGCggttgccgccgttggccgtcGCGATGTCGCTCAGCCGGACCAGGTTGGCTTCCAGACTAGGAGGAATGGAGGTCAGCTTGTTCACTCAAGCCGAGGCAGGAAAACATCATGGACCCGCATACTTCTCTTTGGTAATTTGTTCTTGGAAGCTGCCCGAGTCTACGAGAGGCTTCGACGTCTGCCGCTCGTGAATAAAACAGGCGCCGAGGCTTGCCCAGGACACAAGGACGGACGTGGCCGAGAGCTTCATCCTGACGGCGGAGAACTCCTCGTGATGAATTCGGCAAATGGGTATATTGGAGCGAGGACCACTGATTCTATCTCACTAGCTCGGGGAATTGAAGCTTTAAATTATCTTCAGTCGTCTTGTTCTCTCGTGTTATGCCGCATGGGCGGATGGCATCATACACCTTTGTGTGGAGCCCCCCGGACGGTCGATTCGAGCAATGAGGAAGGTCGTATTGAGAATAGCAGCGCTCTAAGCCCGATCTTTATCTCGCCCCGAGGGAATCGCGCAATGTTAGCAATGCCAAGGTGCGATTCTGCTACCATGTAATCAGGGAAGCTCGTTTAGATAATGCAGACTTGGAGACCATTTAGTGCTTCGCGATTGTTGACGATGAATGGTGCGATGTTCAACTGTGCCTTTGCCAAGACCTTGACGGTTACCATCCTCATACACGTAGACGGGATCGACGTGATGTGTCGGCAATGCAAGACAACGGAGCAGCTTCCTAGTAGTTATCAGATCGATGTATGGCGGGATGCTACCCTGATACAAAGTTAGTCAATGGGATGGTTCTGGACTTTGAAGCTGTCACCGTACTGCATTTGTGCAGAAACCTTGTGATAATGATGGACACAACACCTATAACAGCGGTTTGCACCGTATTTCGAGTTGCGTACCTCTACGACCTTGTGAGGGGTCGTCATGGCTTCATATCTCTCACTCAAATTTGGTAGGTCTTGTCTGAGTATGGCAGTGATCGGTATGTTGGATAAAACTTGGATAACGTAGGTAACTTGGATAATTAGTACTTGTTGCTTAGTAATTCCTGCCAAGTGGAAGCATAATTGCATGAAGTATCGCTGTGATCCCTGATGTTGAGGATGTTACTCACCGCCTGCCCTGTAGATAATAGGGTTCATTTCCCCTCACTTTTGACGTTGTTATTGattgcttcttcctcttgctAACGTCGTTATCGCGAAACTGCAATGGCGAATTGGCAAAGCGAAGAAGGACTCTCCA
Coding sequences within it:
- a CDS encoding Putative PA domain, peptidase M28, PA domain superfamily, whose product is MKLSATSVLVSWASLGACFIHERQTSKPLVDSGSFQEQITKENLEANLVRLSDIATANGGNRAFGYPGYDASVDFIWSRISAVQGAKVWKQDFPAVFSSELRAKLTVDDEDLAAYGLSGSPFTPGAGITGELVAGPEGVAACEAASYADLDVAGKIVLVREALCPGYRDGYHAGVMKPAAAAGAEAVIVINDFYLNLTAGTLGPADDGTYVPTGFVNQYVGDPLKARLDTGETLTATFWEDEFVDRRVTQNIFAETEGGDENNVIVLGAHLDSVAWGPGINDNGSGTSLLLELFLALSKYSTNNKIRFAWWGAEERGLVGSRYHVNNLSAAEAASILAYLNFDMVSRGYYGVFDGDGASYGVAAPPGSDVIQELFAAEFAARGVNVTAARFTNGSDYASFWQVLNKPIGGLHTGTGSAQDPCYHQQCDGINNPDLDQLTVNAKTTAHVLSALALDGTNLIKKLGVRGLPIRLAGGERIIATVEESDDEHHHC